A DNA window from Chryseobacterium sp. MEBOG06 contains the following coding sequences:
- a CDS encoding leucine-rich repeat domain-containing protein, giving the protein MTDFIKKLEKEFNTQIIHSNEHIWENYYEMDKDGNIRTLYLNEVDLKDIGILLPIADSLVKLALPYCNVKMLRPLNAFSRLETLDLTGNKLPEKSFRYLGDLKSLKNLDLGATKLKDTSLLGDLINLEILYISCNPYLEVNGLEHLKFLQRLDVSLTEIDHIKKINVNENIRSLNIGETNIKRITDLERFPYLEELRINGSRVGKIEGLDTLHNLKQLFISATHVEEIEGLDSLKNLEVLDLSYNEISKIKGLDNLKNLRELNLNENKITKVENLDHLINLEYLIFEANEIKEFDTSFLSNLVSECFISLCFTGDYIKEIKDVPKNVTIKFEDDHFVPRTLYRSKKLFR; this is encoded by the coding sequence ATGACAGATTTTATAAAAAAACTTGAAAAAGAGTTTAATACTCAAATTATACATTCCAACGAACATATCTGGGAAAATTATTATGAGATGGATAAAGATGGGAATATTAGAACATTATATTTAAATGAGGTTGATTTAAAGGATATTGGTATATTATTACCAATAGCGGACAGTCTTGTTAAATTAGCTCTTCCATACTGCAATGTGAAAATGTTACGTCCCTTAAATGCTTTTTCACGGTTAGAAACATTAGATTTAACCGGTAATAAATTACCGGAAAAATCATTTAGGTATTTAGGAGATTTAAAAAGTTTGAAAAATCTGGATTTGGGAGCAACTAAACTTAAAGACACTTCTTTGTTGGGTGATTTAATTAATCTGGAAATATTATATATTAGTTGCAATCCGTATCTAGAAGTAAATGGTTTGGAACATTTAAAGTTCTTACAGCGGTTAGATGTCAGCCTGACTGAAATTGATCATATAAAAAAGATAAATGTTAATGAAAATATCCGCTCTTTAAATATTGGAGAAACTAATATTAAAAGAATAACTGATCTGGAGCGTTTTCCCTATTTGGAAGAATTGAGAATAAATGGAAGTAGGGTAGGCAAAATTGAAGGTTTGGATACCTTACACAATCTCAAACAACTTTTTATTTCGGCTACTCATGTAGAAGAAATTGAAGGATTAGATAGCTTGAAAAATTTAGAAGTATTAGACTTAAGTTATAATGAAATTTCAAAAATCAAAGGATTGGATAATCTGAAAAACTTAAGAGAACTAAATTTAAATGAAAATAAGATCACCAAAGTTGAGAATTTAGATCATCTCATAAATCTTGAGTATTTAATTTTTGAGGCGAATGAAATTAAAGAGTTTGATACGTCTTTTTTATCTAATTTAGTTTCCGAATGTTTTATTTCTCTATGTTTTACAGGAGATTATATTAAAGAGATTAAAGATGTTCCAAAGAATGTAACAATTAAGTTTGAAGATGAT